The following are encoded in a window of uncultured Pseudomonas sp. genomic DNA:
- a CDS encoding DUF5924 family protein: MPAFKQLVFWLIALAQRHPGMVAIFGFASGLASFVLVERQAELAQVLGLVMLVSWLWLILENILRERIALWFGFELPPPLLRYATQMIHQESLFFVLPFFFITTTWNSGQLLFSGLLAAAALVSIIDPLYYKWLAPKRWLFLAYHTLALFAVLLTALPIIFKLTTPQSYQLALAAAVLLSFPSLFAIITVQRWWRGLLLVGLTLALGAGGWLARVWVPPATLWLTEVAVTRQFDSQNRAPGASLKQLSVAQLRSEGLFAYTAINAPRGLNERIYHVWRHNGREIERIALDIHGGRKEGYRAWTQKQNFPTDAVGRWQVQVLTEAGQMIGVLRFQVVE, encoded by the coding sequence ATGCCGGCATTCAAACAACTCGTCTTCTGGCTCATCGCCCTGGCTCAACGGCACCCCGGCATGGTGGCGATTTTTGGCTTTGCCTCGGGGCTGGCGAGTTTTGTGCTGGTGGAGCGCCAAGCCGAATTGGCGCAGGTGCTGGGGCTGGTGATGCTGGTCAGCTGGTTGTGGCTGATTCTGGAGAACATCCTGCGCGAGCGCATCGCACTCTGGTTCGGCTTCGAACTGCCGCCGCCGCTGTTGCGCTATGCGACGCAGATGATCCACCAGGAAAGCCTGTTCTTCGTCCTGCCGTTTTTCTTTATCACTACCACCTGGAACAGCGGGCAACTATTGTTCAGCGGCCTGCTGGCGGCCGCGGCATTGGTTTCGATCATCGACCCGCTGTACTACAAATGGCTGGCACCCAAGCGCTGGCTGTTTCTCGCGTATCACACCTTGGCGCTATTCGCCGTGCTGCTCACGGCGCTGCCGATTATCTTCAAGCTAACCACCCCGCAGAGTTACCAGCTGGCGCTGGCTGCTGCGGTGCTGCTGTCGTTCCCGTCACTGTTTGCGATCATTACCGTGCAACGTTGGTGGCGCGGATTATTGCTGGTCGGCTTGACCCTAGCCCTCGGCGCTGGGGGCTGGCTAGCGCGTGTCTGGGTGCCGCCCGCAACGCTGTGGCTGACCGAGGTGGCGGTGACCCGTCAATTTGATAGCCAAAACCGCGCACCGGGCGCGAGCCTCAAGCAGTTGAGCGTGGCGCAACTGCGCAGCGAAGGCCTGTTCGCCTACACCGCGATTAATGCACCACGTGGGCTGAACGAGCGGATTTACCACGTCTGGCGGCACAATGGCCGTGAGATCGAACGCATCGCCCTGGACATCCACGGCGGGCGTAAAGAGGGCTACCGCGCCTGGACCCAGAAGCAGAACTTCCCCACCGATGCCGTCGGCCGCTGGCAGGTGCAGGTGCTCACCGAAGCCGGGCAGATGATCGGTGTGCTGCGCTTTCAGGTAGTTGAGTAA
- a CDS encoding spore maturation protein: MLNGLWLGFFLVAAIAGLSRWLLGDDPAVFAAMVESLFAMAKLSVEVMVLLFGTLTLWLGLLRIAEKAGLVDALARVLGPLFARLMPEVPRGHPALGLITMNFAANGLGLDNAATPIGLKAMRALQTLNPSSTTASNAQILFLVLNASSLTLLPVTIFMYRAQQGAADPTLVFLPILLATSASTLVGLLSVALMQRLRLWDPVVLAYLVPGALALGAFMALLATMSATALAALSSLAGNLTLFGIILLFLLIGALKKVAVYEEFIEGAKEGFDVAKSLLPYLVAMLCAIGVLRASGALEFGLDGIRWLVEAIGWDTRFVEALPTAMVKPFSGSAARAMLIETMQTQGVDSFPALVAATVQGSTETTFYVLAVYFGAVGIQRVRHAVGCALLAEFAGVVAAISVCYWFFG; encoded by the coding sequence ATGCTCAACGGCTTGTGGCTGGGTTTTTTTTTGGTGGCGGCCATTGCCGGCCTGTCGCGCTGGTTGTTGGGTGATGATCCTGCGGTGTTTGCCGCCATGGTCGAAAGCCTGTTCGCCATGGCCAAGCTGTCGGTCGAGGTCATGGTGCTGCTGTTTGGCACCCTCACGCTGTGGCTCGGCTTGCTGCGCATCGCCGAGAAAGCCGGCCTGGTCGACGCCTTGGCGCGGGTGCTGGGGCCGCTGTTTGCACGGCTGATGCCCGAAGTGCCGCGTGGCCATCCGGCCCTCGGCCTGATCACCATGAACTTCGCCGCCAATGGTCTGGGCCTGGACAATGCGGCCACGCCGATCGGCCTGAAAGCCATGCGTGCGCTGCAAACCCTCAACCCCAGCAGCACCACGGCGAGTAATGCGCAGATCCTCTTTCTGGTGCTCAACGCCTCGTCGCTGACCCTGCTGCCGGTAACCATTTTTATGTACCGCGCCCAGCAGGGTGCAGCGGACCCAACCCTGGTGTTTCTGCCGATTCTGCTGGCCACCAGCGCCTCGACCCTGGTCGGCCTGCTGTCGGTGGCGCTGATGCAGCGCCTGCGTTTGTGGGACCCGGTTGTGCTGGCCTACTTGGTGCCGGGCGCGCTGGCGCTGGGGGCGTTTATGGCGCTGTTGGCCACCATGTCGGCCACGGCGCTGGCGGCGCTGTCGTCATTGGCGGGCAACCTCACCCTGTTCGGCATCATCCTGCTGTTTCTGCTGATCGGTGCGCTGAAAAAGGTCGCGGTGTATGAAGAGTTTATCGAAGGCGCGAAAGAAGGCTTCGACGTAGCCAAAAGCCTGCTGCCCTACCTGGTGGCGATGCTTTGTGCGATTGGCGTGCTGCGCGCGTCGGGCGCTCTGGAGTTTGGCCTCGACGGCATTCGCTGGCTGGTCGAGGCGATTGGCTGGGACACGCGCTTTGTTGAGGCGTTGCCCACGGCCATGGTCAAACCCTTTTCCGGCAGTGCGGCGCGCGCCATGCTGATCGAAACCATGCAGACCCAGGGCGTCGACAGCTTCCCCGCGCTCGTTGCCGCCACGGTGCAGGGCAGCACGGAAACCACCTTCTACGTGCTGGCGGTGTACTTCGGCGCGGTGGGTATTCAGCGTGTGCGGCATGCCGTGGGTTGTGCGCTGCTGGCCGAGTTTGCCGGGGTCGTGGCCGCGATCAGCGTGTGCTACTGGTTCTTCGGCTAG
- a CDS encoding inhibitor of vertebrate lysozyme family protein: MHPFKTLLVALMLGGSAAALAADTQFHLNELLSSDVAYQQTWQALVEDESRLPEWVINLNGVASPMEGLEDDGDRYLVGELCQVQNCFNQRLYAAFTWDKDAAYALYVQLPEGLPADRAPSAHASLRWLGEPDETVQKLLLEQLQNDPNWY, translated from the coding sequence ATGCATCCTTTCAAGACGCTGCTTGTCGCCCTGATGCTGGGTGGCAGTGCGGCGGCCTTGGCCGCCGATACGCAATTTCATCTCAATGAACTGCTCTCCAGTGATGTCGCCTACCAACAAACATGGCAGGCGTTGGTGGAGGACGAGAGCCGCTTGCCTGAGTGGGTGATCAACCTGAATGGTGTCGCCAGCCCCATGGAAGGCTTGGAAGACGATGGCGACAGGTACTTGGTGGGCGAGCTGTGCCAAGTGCAAAACTGCTTCAATCAGCGCCTGTACGCGGCCTTCACCTGGGATAAAGACGCCGCTTACGCACTTTATGTGCAGCTGCCGGAAGGTCTGCCAGCTGACCGCGCGCCGAGCGCGCACGCCAGCCTGCGTTGGTTAGGCGAGCCGGACGAGACGGTGCAGAAGCTGTTGCTTGAGCAACTGCAAAACGACCCCAACTGGTATTGA
- a CDS encoding DUF1328 domain-containing protein — MLSWAITFLIIAIIAAVLGFGGIAGTATGIAKILFLVFLVLFIVSFIMGRRPKL, encoded by the coding sequence ATGTTGAGTTGGGCCATTACCTTTCTGATCATTGCCATCATCGCCGCCGTCCTGGGCTTCGGTGGTATCGCCGGCACCGCCACCGGGATCGCGAAAATTCTATTCCTGGTCTTTCTGGTGCTGTTCATTGTGTCGTTCATCATGGGCCGCCGGCCGAAGCTTTAA
- a CDS encoding DUF1328 domain-containing protein: protein MLGWAITFLIIAIIAAILGFGGIAGTATGIAKILFLVFLVLFIVSFIMGRRPKL from the coding sequence ATGTTGGGTTGGGCCATCACCTTTCTGATTATTGCCATCATCGCTGCCATATTGGGCTTCGGTGGTATCGCCGGCACCGCGACCGGGATCGCGAAAATTCTATTCCTGGTCTTTCTGGTGCTGTTCATTGTGTCGTTCATCATGGGCCGCCGGCCGAAGCTTTAA
- a CDS encoding PA2169 family four-helix-bundle protein: MTDKIQQLNELIEITRDGQRFYQHAHEEVKDQRLQTLFRDMSQSKTELIRALSVKVAANQHKPADGGTVVGKLRQVYADTKATLVSDEEATYVAQLEEAEDRILHAFEAVLQEADPDVHALLAAQMPTVRANHDRMRNLKQSMQ; encoded by the coding sequence ATGACTGACAAAATCCAGCAACTGAACGAGCTGATTGAAATTACCCGTGACGGTCAGCGCTTTTATCAGCATGCCCACGAAGAAGTGAAAGACCAGCGCCTGCAGACGCTGTTCCGGGACATGTCGCAGAGCAAGACCGAGCTGATTCGCGCGTTGTCGGTAAAAGTGGCCGCCAACCAGCACAAGCCCGCCGATGGCGGCACGGTGGTGGGCAAGTTGCGTCAGGTGTATGCCGACACCAAAGCTACACTGGTTAGCGACGAGGAGGCCACCTACGTGGCGCAGCTGGAGGAAGCGGAAGACCGCATTCTGCATGCCTTCGAAGCGGTACTGCAGGAGGCTGACCCAGATGTGCATGCGTTGCTTGCGGCGCAAATGCCGACCGTGCGGGCCAACCATGACCGCATGCGTAATCTCAAGCAGTCCATGCAGTAA
- a CDS encoding BON domain-containing protein — translation MHKLKTLALATATAGMIGLAPFSAFAAEGDMSRELSEARQEGSVWTAFALNRHLNPFAIEVDVEHGTATITGTVETSVERDLAEQIALGVEGVNKVDNQLKLDPKFEAKASSEPSMSQRFEDATLAATVKSKLLWNSNTEGLDINVDAENGKVILNGSAQTPEAKELAGRLAANTDGVREVSNLLSVSKADSSAAKAQNAADDAAAAISDAWITSKVKSSLIYSRNLDGLGITVDTQQGMVNLSGKVLSNAEKQLAVETARNIRGVRGVDADALRVDS, via the coding sequence ATGCATAAGTTGAAGACTCTGGCCCTGGCCACCGCGACCGCCGGGATGATCGGCCTGGCGCCTTTCAGCGCATTTGCCGCAGAGGGTGATATGAGCCGTGAGCTCAGTGAGGCTCGCCAGGAAGGCTCGGTGTGGACTGCATTCGCACTCAACCGTCATCTCAACCCCTTCGCCATTGAGGTGGATGTAGAGCACGGCACGGCGACAATCACCGGCACCGTGGAAACCTCGGTAGAGCGTGATTTGGCTGAGCAGATTGCCCTGGGTGTTGAGGGTGTGAACAAGGTAGACAACCAGCTCAAGCTGGACCCCAAGTTCGAGGCCAAAGCCAGCAGCGAGCCGAGCATGTCGCAGCGTTTTGAAGACGCCACATTGGCCGCCACCGTCAAATCCAAGCTGCTGTGGAACAGCAATACCGAGGGCTTGGACATCAATGTCGATGCCGAGAACGGCAAGGTGATTTTGAACGGTAGCGCGCAGACCCCAGAGGCCAAAGAGCTGGCCGGCCGCCTGGCCGCCAATACCGATGGCGTGCGTGAGGTGAGCAACCTGCTCAGCGTGAGCAAGGCGGACAGCTCGGCGGCCAAGGCACAGAACGCCGCCGATGATGCCGCTGCAGCCATCAGCGATGCGTGGATCACCAGTAAGGTCAAATCCAGCCTGATTTATAGCCGCAACCTGGATGGCCTGGGCATCACGGTGGACACCCAGCAGGGCATGGTCAACCTGAGCGGCAAGGTGCTGAGCAACGCCGAGAAGCAATTGGCCGTGGAAACGGCACGCAACATTCGCGGTGTGCGCGGTGTAGATGCTGACGCATTGCGCGTCGACAGTTAA